In Sphingomonas crocodyli, one genomic interval encodes:
- a CDS encoding SDR family NAD(P)-dependent oxidoreductase — MANGQYAIITGASTGIGFELAGLAAQAGYDLLIVADEPLITAAADDLRARGATVEAIEADLSTLEGVDRLLDATNGRRIDLLCANAGRGLGHGFLDQNVDDWRRVLDTNITGTIYLLQKVLKDMVARNDGKVLVTGSIAGFMPGSFQAVYNGTKAFIDNFTDAVRNEIKEAKGVTLTTLMPGPVETEFFDRADMLDTSVGADRHKSDPVDVAQDGWDALMAGKASIVSGWKNKVQQALANVTPAGVLAEQHRKMAEPGSASPEELAKAERADH, encoded by the coding sequence ATGGCCAACGGACAATATGCGATCATCACGGGCGCCTCGACCGGTATCGGTTTCGAGCTGGCGGGGCTTGCAGCGCAGGCCGGCTACGATCTGCTCATCGTGGCTGACGAGCCGCTGATCACGGCCGCGGCCGACGATCTGCGCGCGCGGGGAGCCACTGTCGAGGCAATCGAGGCCGATCTGTCGACGCTGGAAGGGGTTGACCGCCTCCTCGACGCCACGAACGGCCGTCGGATCGATCTCCTGTGCGCCAATGCCGGGCGAGGACTCGGTCACGGCTTTCTCGATCAGAATGTCGACGACTGGCGCCGGGTGCTCGACACCAACATCACGGGAACCATCTACCTGCTCCAGAAGGTGTTGAAGGACATGGTCGCGCGCAACGATGGCAAGGTGCTCGTCACCGGGTCGATCGCTGGCTTCATGCCCGGCAGCTTCCAGGCAGTCTATAATGGCACCAAGGCCTTCATCGACAATTTCACCGACGCTGTGCGCAACGAGATCAAGGAGGCCAAGGGGGTTACCCTCACCACCCTGATGCCGGGTCCGGTCGAGACCGAGTTCTTCGACCGTGCCGACATGCTCGACACTTCGGTCGGCGCGGACCGCCATAAGAGCGATCCGGTCGACGTCGCACAGGATGGCTGGGACGCGCTGATGGCCGGCAAAGCGAGCATTGTCTCGGGCTGGAAGAACAAGGTCCAGCAGGCGCTCGCGAACGTCACGCCCGCTGGAGTCCTGGCCGAGCAGCATCGCAAGATGGCCGAGCCTGGCAGCGCATCGCCCGAGGAGCTCGCCAAGGCCGAGCGCGCCGACCATTGA